The following coding sequences are from one Arachis hypogaea cultivar Tifrunner chromosome 7, arahy.Tifrunner.gnm2.J5K5, whole genome shotgun sequence window:
- the LOC112701826 gene encoding nuclear transcription factor Y subunit B-3 — translation MADSDNESGGAQNAGNNNSELSPREQDRFLPIANVSRIMKKALPANAKISKDAKETVQECVSEFISFITGEASDKCQREKRKTINGDDLLWAMTTLGFEEYVEPLKIYLQRFREMEGEKSVAARDKDAVGVNAAYDYGGGGSGGAMGMMMNQGHVYGSGAFHQVAVSGGGSGGPVMGKSGGPNYPGAGSNAGRPR, via the coding sequence ATGGCGGACTCGGACAACGAGTCAGGAGGCGCGCAGAACGCCGGGAACAATAACAGCGAGCTGTCGCCGCGGGAACAGGACCGGTTCCTACCGATCGCGAACGTGAGCAGGATCATGAAGAAGGCGCTTCCGGCGAACGCGAAGATCTCGAAGGACGCGAAGGAGACGGTGCAGGAGTGTGTTTCGGAGTTCATCAGCTTCATCACCGGCGAGGCCTCCGACAAGTGCCAGCGCGAGAAGCGGAAGACGATCAACGGCGACGATTTGCTTTGGGCGATGACGACGCTAGGGTTCGAGGAGTACGTGGAGCCGCTCAAGATTTATCTTCAGAGGTTCAGGGAAATGGAAGGTGAGAAGAGCGTTGCGGCGCGTGACAAGGACGCGGTTGGGGTCAACGCCGCATACGATTACGGAGGAGGTGGTAGTGGTGGCGCAATGGGGATGATGATGAACCAGGGACACGTGTACGGCTCTGGTGCGTTTCATCAAGTGGCTGTGAGTGGTGGAGGTAGTGGTGGTCCTGTTATGGGTAAGAGTGGTGGGCCCAATTATCCGGGTGCTGGATCTAATGCAGGTAGACCCAGATAG
- the LOC112701829 gene encoding cysteine synthase 2, whose product MARVGGTSAVGFGGAILVCVAFAYFISDRRWKKKKPIMKKTRGGVVDAIGNTPLIRINSLSDATNCQILAKCEFLNPGGSVKDRVALQIIQEALESGQLSPGGIITEGSAGSTAISIATVAPAFGCQCHVVIPDDAAIEKSQIIEALGATVERVRPVSITHKDHFVNIARRRASEANEFASKLRNSQLNGKDTYQINGHKSNGYDHSSLFPTDCKGGFFADQFENLANFRAHYEGTGPEIWEQTNGNLDAFVAAAGTGGTVAGISSFLQEKNPGIKCFLIDPPGSGLYNKVTRGVMYTKEEAEGRRLKNPFDTITEGIGINRITRNFAKAKLDGAFRGTDLEAVEMARFLLKNDGLFLGSSSAMNCVGAVRVAQALGPGHTIVTILCDSGMRHLSKFHNDEYLSQLGLMPQATGLEFLGIK is encoded by the exons atggcgCGTGTTGGAGGCACAAGCGCCGTTGGCTTCGGTGGCGCCATTTTGGTGTGCGTAGCTTTTGCCTACTTCATCTCCGACCGTcgttggaagaagaagaaaccgATTATGAAGAAAACCAGAGGAGGAGTGGTTGATGCCATTGGCAACACTCCTTTGATTCGAATCAACAGCCTCTCCGATGCTACTAACTGCCAA ATTCTTGCCAAGTGCGAGTTCCTTAACCCTGGTGGCAGCGTCAAAGATCGTGTTGCTCTTCAAATTATCCAAGAG GCCTTGGAATCTGGCCAGCTAAGTCCAGGTGGAATAATCACTGAAGGGAGTGCTGGTAGCACTGCCATTAGCATCGCAACGGTTGCCCCTGCATTTGGATGCCAATGCCACGTTGTTATACCCGATGATGCTGCCATTGAGAAG TCTCAAATAATTGAAGCCCTTGGGGCAACTGTTGAAAGAGTAAGACCAGTGTCAATTACTCACAAAGATCATTTTGTCAATATTGCAAGGAGAAGGGCATCTGAAGCAAATGAGTTCGCATCAAAGCTCAGAAATTCACAATTGAATGGCAAGGACACATACCAGATAAACGGTCACAAATCCAATGGTTATGATCACAGTTCGCTCTTTCCTACTGATTGTAAAGGTGGATTTTTTGCGGATCAGTTTGAGAATTTGGCGAACTTCAGAGCCCATTATGAGGGTACAGGGCCTGAGATTTGGGAACAAACCAATGGAAATTTGGATGCATTTGTTGCAGCAGCAGGCACTGGTGGCACTGTGGCTGGTATTAGCAGTTTTCTTCAG GAAAAGAATCCAGGGATCAAGTGCTTCCTTATAGATCCTCCTGGTTCCGGTTTGTATAACAAGGTAACAAGGGGAGTTATGTATACAAAAGAGGAGGCAGAAGGACGAAGACTTAAGAATCCATTTGACACCATAACAGAAGGAATCGGAATTAACAGGATAACAAGGAATTTTGCAAAGGCAAAGCTTGATGGCGCTTTTCGAGGCACAGATCTTGAGGCTGTTGAAATGGCTAG GTTCCTCTTGAAGAATGACGGGCTCTTCTTAGGAAGCTCTTCAGCAATGAATTGTGTAGGAGCAGTTAGAGTAGCGCAGGCATTGGGCCCTGGTCACACAATTGTGACAATCCTCTGTGACAGTGGAATGCGACACCTGAGCAAGTTCCACAACGACGAATACTTGTCTCAGCTCGGATTGATGCCACAAGCAACTGGATTGGAGTTCTTGGGCATCAAATGA
- the LOC112701825 gene encoding protein TIC 20-v, chloroplastic, protein MASSTFLLSSLTFSHNKKPLLHYSFLHSSTKNLNLLLPKGFIRKTNELRTLTVAKSNGSDSADAPDRLISALCYFYPFFDGVQYGKYVINQFYPVQAIVQPLFPAIRVFKSFPFNGFLVFLTLYFVVVRNQNFSRYVRFNTMQAIVLDVLLIFPDLLERTFNPRSGFGLDLMMSLDSTVFLFLLVSLIYGSSSCLLGQIPRLPIVADAADRQVL, encoded by the coding sequence atggccAGCTCCACCTTCCTCCTCTCTTCTCTCACTTTCTCACACAACAAAAAACCACTTCTTCATTATTCCTTCCTTCATTCCTCCACAAAAAATCTAAACTTGCTGCTTCCAAAGGGATTCATCAGAAAAACCAATGAACTCAGAACCCTCACAGTGGCCAAATCCAACGGTAGTGATTCAGCAGATGCTCCTGACCGTTTGATCTCTGCACTCTGCTACTTCTACCCTTTCTTTGATGGGGTTCAGTATGGTAAATATGTCATCAATCAGTTCTATCCTGTTCAAGCCATTGTTCAACCCTTGTTCCCTGCTATTAGGGTTTTCAAAAGCTTCCCCTTTAATGGGTTCCTTGTATTTTTGACACTTTACTTTGTTGTTGTGAGGAACCAAAATTTCAGTAGGTATGTGAGGTTCAACACAATGCAAGCCATTGTTCTTGATGTGCTCTTGATTTTCCCTGATCTTTTGGAGAGGACTTTCAATCCAAGGAGTGGTTTTGGTTTGGATTTGATGATGAGCTTGGATAGCACTGTGTTCTTGTTCCTCTTGGTGTCTTTGATCTATGGTTCTTCTTCCTGCTTGTTGGGTCAAATTCCAAGATTGCCCATTGTTGCTGATGCTGCTGATAGGCAAGTTCTATGA
- the LOC112701828 gene encoding transcription initiation factor TFIID subunit 9: protein MADNDEDSAMPRDAKIVKSLLKSMGVEDYEPCVIHKFLELWYRYVVDILTDAQVYSEHASKSAIDCDDVKLAIQSKVNFTFSQPPPREVLLELAQNRNKIPLPKSIAGPGLPLPPDQDTLISPNYQLALPNNKRPAEPMEETEDEEPANPNPSQEEKTDMMMQQNPHQRVSFPLPKRQRIDSPSTT, encoded by the exons ATGGCCGATAACGATGAGGATTCAGCAATGCCAAGGGATGCAAAGATTGTGAAGTCTTTGTTAAAATCAATGGGCGTTGAAGACTACGAACCTTGTGTTATACACAAATTTCTTGAGCTCTGGTATCGCTATGTCGTCGACATCTTAACCGATGCACAAGTCTACTCAGAGCATGCCTCCAAGTCTGCAATTGACTGTGATGATGTTAAGCTTGCTATTCAATCCAAGGTTAACTTCACCTTCTCCCAACCACCACCCCGAGAG GTGCTTCTGGAGTTGGCGCAAAACCGCAACAAGATACCATTGCCAAAGTCTATAGCAGGGCCTGGTCTTCCACTTCCACCTGATCAGGACACATTAATCAGTCCCAACTACCAGCTTGCGCTTCCGAACAACAAAAGGCCTGCGGAGCCCATGGAAGAAACAGAGGATGAAGAACCTGCTAATCCCAACCCTTCTCAGGAAGAGAAGACAGATATGATGATGCAACAGAATCCTCATCAGAGAGTGTCTTTTCCCCTCCCCAAACGCCAAAGGATCGATTCCCCATCCACCACTTAA
- the LOC112701830 gene encoding uncharacterized protein, which produces MDPSQMPTISPIEQEEDEWDTDGFVIPSLGIDSDQSKPHVPSIESSNSAAKVKKEENIYLGPHGAPPSQSKQQETNPPNRKQKLKQKLKEADKRTSGTGRENKVDNLRELVGGGKVNANMAKGSPKEWLDPHCHESQFERR; this is translated from the exons ATGGACCCTTCTCAAATGCCCACAATTTCTCccattgaacaagaagaagatgaGTGGG ACACTGATGGGTTTGTGATTCCAAGTTTGGGAATTGACTCGGATCAAAGTAAACCGCATGTTCCAAGCATAGAATCCTCAAATTCTGCCGCAAAG GTtaagaaagaagagaacataTATCTCGGACCACACGGAGCCCCTCCTTCACAATCAAAACAACAAGAGACAAATCCACCAAACCGAAAACAGAAGCTCAAGCAAAAGCTGAAAGAAGCTGATAAGAGAACTAGTGGGACTGGTAGGGAAAACAAAGTGGATAACCTAAGGGAGCTTGTTGGTGGTGGGAAAGTGAATGCTAACATGGCAAAGGGGTCCCCAAAGGAATGGTTAGATCCACATTGCCATGAATCTCAATTTGAGAGGAGGTAA
- the LOC112701827 gene encoding uncharacterized protein yields the protein MKKKDKDYSLNKKKKFRTKWSIDEKNLIQDVTKESEINADEKYEEQHDDQDSESQSTSSFENDQERSENYGMISNSDVEEEEEEEDSLIEIKLPNRYLVEEPKQKFESNLTELFLPEYMFKQKGLMDLLEEINEINEDENLIEIDISMGSTKCQDFRVKKELAYYGADQCVLSD from the exons ATGAAGAAAAAGG ATAAAGACTACagcttgaacaaaaaaaaaaaattcag GACAAAATGGTCCATAGATGAAAAGAATCTAATCCAAGATGTTACTAAAGAAAGTGAAATCAATGCTGATGAGAAGTATGAAGAACAACATGATGATCAAGATTCAGAAAGTCAAAGTACAAGTAGTTTTGAGAATGATCAAGAAAGAAGTGAAAATTATGGCATGATTTCTAATAGTGAtgttgaagaggaggaggaagaggaagatagCTTGATTGAAATCAAACTTCCAAACAGGTACTTGGTTGAGGAACCTAAGCAAAAATTTGAGTCTAATTTGACAGAGTTGTTCTTGCCAGAATACATGTTCAAGCAGAAGGGTCTAATGGATCTATTAGAAGAAATCAATGAGATAAATGAGGAtgaaaatttaattgaaattgaTATTTCAATGGGATCTACCAAATGTCAAGATTTTAGAGTAAAGAAGGAATTGGCATATTATGGAGCAGATCAATGTGTTCTTAGTGATTGA